TCGACGCAGCCAGGCTTGAGCAAGATGGAATTCGAGGTCATGCAAGGAACGCTGGGCAGTATGAAGGTGTTGGTCGATGGGATGAACACGATGGATGGCTCGATCCAGGATAAAAACAAAAACATGCAGGAAATGATCGCCATCATGGAGACCGACATGAAGGACATCCAAACGATTTGGGCGGAAATCAAAGCGAGCGTACCGGATGCCGAGAAACGGGAAAAAGCAGTCCTCGCGGCTATCAAGACGGCGACTGATTCAATCGCGCAGGCGAAGCAGCGCCAAGGCTCGGTAGACAAAAGCGGACAAGCAAAAGTGAAAGAAACCGCTAACGGTCTGTATCAACAAGCGGTGAATGTACTGAATCAGACAAAAGCAAAGTATGGTTTTTAGACAGGAATAAGGCTCTCCTTCGAGAGCTTTTTCTCATTTAAGCACCCTTATCGTTTTCAGGTCGGAAAAATTGTATTATTCTTATAGTATTACTAAGGGATAATGACATGAAGGCATATTTTCCAGGAGGAATACGATGAGCGTCTACCAGAACATTACCGAATTGATTGGAAACACGCCGATTGTTCAACTGAGGCGCATGGTTCCTGAAGGAGCAGCGGAAGTTTTTGTGAAGCTGGAGAAATTCAATCCGTCCGGGAGTGTGAAGGACCGCGCTGCCTACAATCTGATTTTGACGGCTGAGCAAGCGGGGCTGATCCAACCGGGGGATACGATCATAGAGCCGACGAGCGGAAATACTGGGATCGGCTTGGCGATGAATGCCGCAGCAAAAGGCTATCGCGCGATTTTGGTCATGCCTGACAATATGTCGAAGGAACGGATCAATCTATTGAAAGCGTATGGGGCAGAGGTTGTCTTGACTCCGAGCGAGCTGAGGATGCCAGGGGCGATTGCCAAAGCGCAAGAGCTGCAAAAAGAGATTCCGCGCAGCTTTATTCCCCAGCAATTCGAAAATCAGGCGAACCCTGACATTCATCGAATGACGACAGCTAAGGAAATTTTTGCGCAAATGAATGGTCGACTGGATGCTTTTGTCGCCACAGCTGGGACGGGAGGAACGATTACCGGAACAGGCGAAGCGTTGCGCGAAAAGCTCCCGGAGCTGTATATCGCTGTCGTCGAACCAAAAGGCTCCCCGGTTCTGTCTGGCGGCAAGCCTGGTCCACATAAACTGGTCGGCACGAGCCCTGGTTTTGTTCCACAAATCCTCAATACAAGCATTTATAATGAAATTATTCAAATCGCGGACGAAGACGCCCTACAAAGCATGAGGCAGCTGGCAGCCCTGGAAGGGATTCTCGTCGGCCCTTCATCGGGTGCCTCGGTCTTTGCTGCCATCACGATTGCCAAAAGGTTGGGAGTGGGTAAGCGGGTCGTGTGTATTGCGCCTGACACAGGGGAGCGGTATTTGAGTATGAATCTTTTCTAATGAGGAGAAAAGGCGATGAGCAACGAAAAACACGCGCTGATCATCGGGGTAGGTTTGAGCGGACTCGCATCAGCGCTTGCCTTGAAGCAAAAGAGTTGGCAAGTGACGCTTTATGAGCAGGCAAAAGAGCATAAAGGCATCGGTGCTGGAATCGTGTTGGCTGCCAATGCCATGAAGGCATTGGATAAGCTGGGGGTTGGACAGGAAGTACGCGAGCTGGGAGCAGCTGTCCGCTCAGCACGGATTCGCGACTGGAAGGGAAATTTGTTGGTTGAGCTGCCTGTCGCGGAACAAGCAGAACGGTACGGGGCTGACAGCTACTTGATTCATCGGGCTGATCTACAGCAGGCACTTTTTGCAAAAATCTCGACGCATGAATTGGTTTTAGGCAAGCAGTTCGTCTCTTTTTCTCAAGAAAAGGAAAGGGTTCATGCCGCTTTTGCAGATGGGTCACGTACACATGCGACGATTCTGATCGGAGCGGACGGGATTCACTCCCGTGTACGGAAGAGCTTGTTCGGGGAAGAGTCGATGAGATACTCCGGGTATACGGCGATTCGCGGGATTGCTACTTATCAAGACCCTCGTTATCCATTGGAATCAGGAGGAGGCTTTGAAGCATGGGGCAAGGGAATTCGTTTCGGATTTTCCCATATTGGCAACAATCGAATACATTGGTTTGCCGCCATCAATGCACCTGAGGGAGAAAAAGATGGGCCATCGGGCCGGAAGCAAGAGACGTTGCGCCGACTGGACGGCTGGTATGAGCCAGTACGTGCAGTGATTGAGGCGACAGAGGATGCAGCCATCTTGCGGCATGATATTTACGACCGTACACCACTCAGGAGATGGGGTGAGGGCCGGGTTACATTAGTGGGCGATGCGGCACATCCGATGCTGCCGAATCTGGGGCAAGGGGCGGGGCAGGGAATGGAAGATGCGCTTGTGCTAGCCAGATGCTTGGCAGATGACCACACGGACTCGGCTCGCGCTTTGCGCATGTATGAAGAGATACGGAAGAAGCGGGCGAATGCGATTGTGAAAGGTTCCCGCTTGATGGGGGCTGTCACCCAATGGGAAAATCCGCTGGCCATCGCGGCTCGTCATTTCCTGCTAAAAACGATCCCTGCCCGTATCCAGAGTCGAAGACTGGACTGGATAGTTGGACATGAGGTGTGAATACGGCGGACAAAAATGAAAGGCAAGGAGCATGAGGCCCTTGCCTTTAGACTTTTTCCGCTTATTGCTGGCGTGCCTGATAGGCAAGCAACGCTGCAATGAACAACTGACCAGTTTGAATCATGGAGCGCTCATCGACATCGAATTTGGGATGATGATGCGGATACGTCGC
This genomic stretch from Brevibacillus brevis harbors:
- the cysK gene encoding cysteine synthase A, which gives rise to MSVYQNITELIGNTPIVQLRRMVPEGAAEVFVKLEKFNPSGSVKDRAAYNLILTAEQAGLIQPGDTIIEPTSGNTGIGLAMNAAAKGYRAILVMPDNMSKERINLLKAYGAEVVLTPSELRMPGAIAKAQELQKEIPRSFIPQQFENQANPDIHRMTTAKEIFAQMNGRLDAFVATAGTGGTITGTGEALREKLPELYIAVVEPKGSPVLSGGKPGPHKLVGTSPGFVPQILNTSIYNEIIQIADEDALQSMRQLAALEGILVGPSSGASVFAAITIAKRLGVGKRVVCIAPDTGERYLSMNLF
- a CDS encoding FAD-dependent monooxygenase; the protein is MSNEKHALIIGVGLSGLASALALKQKSWQVTLYEQAKEHKGIGAGIVLAANAMKALDKLGVGQEVRELGAAVRSARIRDWKGNLLVELPVAEQAERYGADSYLIHRADLQQALFAKISTHELVLGKQFVSFSQEKERVHAAFADGSRTHATILIGADGIHSRVRKSLFGEESMRYSGYTAIRGIATYQDPRYPLESGGGFEAWGKGIRFGFSHIGNNRIHWFAAINAPEGEKDGPSGRKQETLRRLDGWYEPVRAVIEATEDAAILRHDIYDRTPLRRWGEGRVTLVGDAAHPMLPNLGQGAGQGMEDALVLARCLADDHTDSARALRMYEEIRKKRANAIVKGSRLMGAVTQWENPLAIAARHFLLKTIPARIQSRRLDWIVGHEV